The Methanobrevibacter millerae genome includes the window TGAAAATCCTTGGAACTTTTAAGGTTGACAAACAGTTTAATATCTTTGCAATAGGTGTTGTAAGAGCTAAAAAACCCAATGAAGGTAAACAACCGACAACTCTAAAAAATGTGTAAACACCGTAGTGCAGGGAATCTGTTGTTACTACAATTCCAAATATTCCAGTTTCAAAAATAACTTCCCCTTTACCAAAGAAGAAGATTAAAAATAAACATGTAATTATAACAAAAGCCATAGGTATTGAAAGAAATTTTAAATAAGATCTAAAACTGATTTTTGCAAAACCTAAAATAACTATTGACATTATCACAAATATTGTTATATCAAAATATAGATTATCTAAAGCTAAAGTTAATATCAACAAAAAAATTGTCAAAAATAACTTAAAATAAGGATTTGTTTCCGTTAAAGCATTATGATGTGCAATATAATCCATATCAAATTTCATATAATCACTAAAAATTAAAAAAAATAGAAAAAGAATTATTCTTCTTCTTTAGATGATTGTCCTCTCCATAAACCAA containing:
- the cbiQ gene encoding cobalt ECF transporter T component CbiQ, which encodes MKFDMDYIAHHNALTETNPYFKLFLTIFLLILTLALDNLYFDITIFVIMSIVILGFAKISFRSYLKFLSIPMAFVIITCLFLIFFFGKGEVIFETGIFGIVVTTDSLHYGVYTFFRVVGCLPSLGFLALTTPIAKILNCLSTLKVPRIFIEIALLMYNSIFIFLNEIDTMQKAQETRLGYHSYFNSFKSLGALASTIFLRSLDKSETLQHSLDSRGYTGELPIYKPKKRSD